One segment of Streptosporangium brasiliense DNA contains the following:
- a CDS encoding hemolysin family protein, producing the protein MNSVLANIALVMLFVLIGGFFAAAEMAMVSLRESQVRRIGTRGRRGARAAKLARDPNRFLSAVQIGVTVATMLSAAFGADTLAQDLIPVVDGWGVPDAVAAPLSLVLVTLAISYLSLVLGELAPKRIARQRAEGISLLVAPFLDRMAALSRPVIWALSKSTDGVVRLLGGNPEADREEISTEELRDMVVGHHELAADERNLIAEVFAAGKRQLREVMLPRTEVEFMAADTPLAEAAVLAAAMPHSRFPIYRDSYDDIVGFIHIRDLLDPVLTGSIEPISELVPIRPVKLVPTSKRVLPTLSEMRGEGHHLAIVVDEYGGTAGIVTLEDLVEELIGDIRDEHDVEDEQVVLPAGEVELDGLANLDEVATETGIRLADGPYETLGGFVMAALGHLPTLGERVEIPGFEMSVTDMDGRRVSRVRIKRRTPPPEAPAAPGPDAPAPPGPGSPAAPGSGPSAAPGPGTSATPGPGPSTAP; encoded by the coding sequence GTGAACAGCGTCCTGGCGAACATCGCCTTGGTCATGCTTTTCGTATTGATCGGGGGGTTCTTCGCCGCCGCCGAAATGGCCATGGTCTCCCTCAGGGAGAGTCAGGTCCGCAGGATCGGCACCCGGGGCCGCAGGGGAGCGCGGGCGGCCAAGCTCGCCCGTGACCCCAACCGCTTCCTGTCGGCGGTGCAGATCGGCGTCACCGTGGCGACCATGCTGTCGGCGGCGTTCGGCGCCGACACCCTCGCCCAGGACCTGATCCCGGTCGTGGACGGATGGGGCGTGCCCGACGCCGTCGCGGCCCCCCTCTCCCTGGTGCTGGTGACGCTGGCCATCTCCTACCTCTCGCTGGTGCTGGGCGAGCTCGCGCCCAAGCGGATCGCCCGACAGCGCGCAGAGGGGATCTCGCTGCTGGTCGCGCCGTTCCTGGACCGGATGGCCGCGCTGTCGCGGCCGGTCATCTGGGCCCTGTCCAAGTCCACCGACGGCGTGGTCAGACTGCTCGGCGGCAACCCCGAGGCCGACCGGGAGGAGATCTCCACCGAGGAGCTGCGCGACATGGTGGTCGGCCACCACGAGCTCGCCGCCGACGAGCGGAACCTGATCGCGGAGGTCTTCGCCGCGGGCAAGCGGCAGCTCCGCGAGGTGATGCTGCCGCGCACCGAGGTGGAGTTCATGGCGGCCGACACCCCGCTGGCCGAGGCCGCCGTCCTGGCCGCCGCCATGCCGCACTCCCGCTTCCCGATCTACCGCGACTCCTACGACGACATCGTGGGCTTCATCCACATCAGGGACCTGCTCGACCCGGTGCTGACCGGGTCCATCGAGCCGATCAGCGAACTGGTGCCGATCCGCCCGGTCAAGCTGGTCCCCACCAGCAAACGGGTGCTGCCCACGCTGTCGGAGATGCGCGGCGAGGGGCACCACCTGGCGATCGTGGTCGACGAGTACGGCGGCACCGCCGGCATCGTCACCCTTGAGGACCTGGTCGAGGAGCTCATCGGTGACATCCGCGACGAGCACGACGTCGAGGACGAGCAGGTCGTGCTGCCCGCGGGAGAGGTGGAGCTCGACGGGCTGGCCAACCTCGACGAGGTCGCGACCGAGACCGGGATCCGGCTGGCCGACGGCCCCTACGAGACCCTGGGCGGGTTCGTCATGGCGGCCCTGGGGCACCTGCCGACGTTGGGGGAGCGGGTGGAGATCCCGGGCTTCGAGATGTCGGTCACGGACATGGACGGCCGCCGGGTCTCCCGGGTCCGCATCAAGCGCCGCACCCCTCCGCCGGAGGCGCCCGCCGCCCCCGGCCCGGACGCGCCCGCCCCTCCCGGTCCGGGGTCGCCCGCCGCCCCCGGTTCAGGGCCGTCGGCCGCTCCCGGCCCGGGGACGTCCGCCACTCCCGGTCCGGGGCCGTCCACCGCTCCTTGA
- a CDS encoding YihY/virulence factor BrkB family protein, whose amino-acid sequence MTSVQERIEVFREWGRSRIGSTRIRWPWFDHLIRTVQRYQIQSGDRLAGAVTYYAFLSFFPIIALAFAVFGYFLSVRPDAIRTLQRAIDQYLPGLADQLPIQQIADSRASAGIIGLLGLLYAGLGAVDALRDALREVSMTAEAPLNFFLAKLRDLAALVLVGVTMIASVLVGGFATQASGTVAGWLGLSRSVIGSNSIWLVGLVVSVLADTVLFVIILRWMGRSRQPLQVVLRGALLGALGFGVLKQLAALILARTLNNPIYGVFAVMVGLLVWINLSARVILYAAAWTETSSLGPPPEPTPIPAADVPL is encoded by the coding sequence GTGACGAGCGTGCAGGAACGGATCGAGGTCTTCCGTGAGTGGGGCCGGTCGAGGATCGGCTCCACCCGGATCCGGTGGCCCTGGTTCGATCATCTGATCAGGACCGTGCAGCGATACCAGATCCAGTCCGGTGACCGGCTGGCCGGGGCGGTGACCTACTACGCGTTCCTGTCGTTCTTCCCGATCATCGCGCTGGCCTTCGCGGTCTTCGGCTACTTCCTGTCCGTCCGGCCGGACGCCATCAGGACCCTCCAGCGGGCCATCGACCAATATCTCCCCGGCCTCGCCGACCAGCTCCCGATCCAGCAGATCGCCGACTCGCGGGCCAGCGCCGGGATCATCGGTCTGCTCGGCCTGCTCTACGCCGGGCTCGGCGCCGTCGACGCCCTGCGCGACGCGCTCCGCGAGGTCTCCATGACCGCCGAGGCGCCGCTCAACTTCTTCCTGGCCAAGCTCCGCGATCTGGCAGCCCTGGTCCTGGTCGGCGTCACGATGATCGCCTCGGTGCTGGTCGGCGGCTTCGCCACCCAGGCCAGCGGGACCGTGGCCGGATGGCTGGGCCTGTCGCGGTCGGTGATCGGCAGCAATTCGATCTGGCTCGTCGGCCTGGTGGTCAGCGTCCTGGCGGACACCGTGCTGTTCGTGATCATCCTGCGCTGGATGGGCCGGTCGAGGCAGCCGCTCCAGGTCGTGCTGCGCGGCGCGCTGCTGGGCGCGCTCGGCTTCGGCGTCCTCAAGCAGCTCGCCGCGCTGATCCTGGCCAGGACGTTGAACAACCCCATCTACGGGGTGTTCGCGGTGATGGTCGGGCTGTTGGTCTGGATCAACCTGTCGGCCCGGGTGATCCTCTACGCGGCAGCCTGGACGGAGACCTCCTCGCTCGGCCCGCCCCCCGAGCCCACCCCGATCCCCGCCGCCGACGTCCCTCTCTAG
- a CDS encoding D-alanyl-D-alanine carboxypeptidase family protein → MKHVAPVGVLLAATAFLGVPAYAEKAPVGGNELGERGIIAPTGVKAPPKTAAKSYVIADADTGEVLAAKDPHGRYLPASTLKALTALTLIPKLDKSRKVKPSSRAVNEEGSAVGLVSKPIYTVEDLFKALMLVSGNDCAMALAEANGGLTETLKDMNAEAKRLQALDTVAKTPSGLDKPGQSSSAYDLALIARAGLANADFRRYISTKTDKFPAPKGYYEIGNHNKLLWRYKGMIGVKNGWTSKAMGSFVGAAKRNGHTVIVSIMRHDGYFWDDVADLLDWGFATRGKITPVGRLVDPLPAAAPMPTGPTTPPATPPSPAPRPGSTGAAPASGDGSPAAVPVGLYVLGAGLLGGGIWLVYGMRRRSR, encoded by the coding sequence ATGAAACACGTCGCGCCCGTCGGGGTGCTGCTCGCGGCGACCGCCTTCCTGGGCGTTCCCGCATATGCCGAGAAAGCGCCCGTCGGCGGGAACGAGCTCGGCGAGCGGGGCATCATCGCCCCCACAGGGGTGAAGGCGCCGCCGAAGACGGCCGCGAAGTCCTACGTGATCGCCGACGCCGACACCGGGGAGGTCCTCGCCGCCAAGGACCCGCACGGACGATACCTGCCGGCGAGCACACTCAAGGCCCTGACCGCGCTCACCCTCATCCCGAAGCTCGACAAGAGCCGGAAGGTCAAGCCGAGCAGCCGCGCCGTGAACGAGGAGGGCAGCGCCGTCGGCCTGGTCTCCAAACCGATCTACACCGTCGAAGACCTCTTCAAGGCGTTGATGCTGGTCTCGGGCAACGACTGCGCGATGGCGCTGGCCGAGGCCAACGGCGGCCTGACCGAGACGCTGAAGGACATGAACGCCGAGGCCAAGCGGCTGCAGGCCCTCGACACGGTGGCCAAGACGCCGAGCGGGCTGGACAAGCCCGGCCAGAGCAGCTCGGCCTACGACCTGGCGCTGATCGCGCGGGCCGGACTGGCCAACGCCGATTTCCGGCGGTACATCAGCACGAAGACCGACAAGTTTCCCGCGCCCAAGGGCTACTACGAGATCGGCAACCACAACAAGCTGCTCTGGCGCTACAAGGGCATGATCGGCGTCAAGAACGGCTGGACGTCCAAGGCCATGGGCAGCTTCGTCGGCGCGGCCAAACGGAACGGGCACACCGTCATCGTGTCGATCATGCGGCACGACGGTTACTTCTGGGACGATGTCGCCGACCTGCTCGACTGGGGCTTCGCCACCCGCGGCAAGATCACCCCGGTCGGCCGGCTGGTGGACCCGCTCCCCGCGGCCGCCCCCATGCCGACCGGCCCGACCACCCCGCCCGCGACGCCGCCGTCACCGGCGCCCCGGCCCGGCAGCACAGGAGCCGCCCCCGCCTCCGGGGACGGCTCCCCCGCGGCCGTCCCGGTGGGCCTCTACGTGCTCGGCGCGGGCCTGCTCGGCGGCGGGATCTGGCTGGTGTACGGCATGCGCAGGCGGTCCCGCTAG
- a CDS encoding MDR family MFS transporter translates to MSTDVSPSHAASPPKPKNGLLLLAVLGGMFLAMLDQTIVGTALPRITQELGGADLYTWVVTAYLLTSTITVPLYGRLSDTYGRKPLLLVGVVLFLLGSLLCGLAQDMNQLIAFRALQGLGAGALLPLSLALVVDLFPPDKSGRVQGAMGGVMALSYIAGPFLGGVFTDQASWRWAFMVNLPIGLVLIAIVVARLPHVAGQGRGTRPDYLGIAVFSGAIGALLVGLTEKGLDGHTWTSGPVLWPIVAAAVLLALFVLVERGAAEPIIPLELFRNRTYTLANAVSFCTAFCLYAGVVFLPRYFQEAVGLSATDSGLRIYPLMLGMVAGSGIAGALMSRTQRYKPWLIAGALLMAVGALLCAGITVGTSGLVLAGWMALLGLGMGPMLSGLTVAVQYSVPPRFTGTASANLTFFRQIGGSVALALAGTFYASVVAEEAPAHGLPAAHAAATASVIPWLAVGGALVALLALIALPGGRIKALAAGPATLDG, encoded by the coding sequence GTGTCTACTGACGTATCGCCCTCCCACGCGGCCTCCCCTCCAAAGCCCAAGAACGGGCTGCTCCTCCTCGCCGTCCTCGGCGGGATGTTCCTGGCCATGCTCGACCAGACGATCGTCGGGACCGCCCTGCCCCGGATCACCCAGGAGCTCGGCGGCGCGGACCTCTACACCTGGGTCGTGACGGCCTATCTGCTGACCTCCACGATCACCGTCCCGCTGTACGGCAGGCTGTCGGACACCTACGGGCGCAAGCCCCTGCTGCTCGTCGGCGTCGTGCTGTTCCTGCTCGGCTCGCTCCTGTGCGGCCTCGCCCAGGACATGAACCAGCTCATCGCCTTCCGGGCGCTGCAGGGCCTGGGCGCCGGGGCGCTGCTGCCCCTCTCCCTGGCCCTGGTGGTCGATCTGTTCCCGCCGGACAAGAGCGGCCGGGTCCAGGGCGCGATGGGCGGGGTGATGGCGCTGAGCTACATCGCCGGCCCCTTCCTCGGCGGCGTCTTCACCGACCAGGCGAGCTGGCGCTGGGCCTTCATGGTCAACCTCCCCATCGGCCTGGTCCTCATCGCGATCGTCGTGGCGCGGCTGCCGCACGTGGCCGGCCAGGGCCGCGGCACCCGCCCCGACTACCTCGGCATCGCCGTCTTCAGCGGGGCGATCGGCGCGCTGCTCGTCGGTCTGACCGAGAAGGGCCTGGACGGCCACACCTGGACCAGCGGGCCCGTGCTGTGGCCCATCGTGGCCGCGGCCGTGCTGCTGGCGCTGTTCGTCCTCGTCGAGCGCGGGGCGGCGGAGCCGATCATCCCCCTGGAGCTGTTCCGCAACCGGACCTACACGCTGGCCAACGCGGTCTCGTTCTGCACCGCGTTCTGCCTCTACGCCGGGGTGGTGTTCCTGCCCCGTTACTTCCAGGAGGCCGTCGGGCTCAGCGCCACGGACTCGGGTCTGCGCATCTACCCGCTCATGCTCGGGATGGTGGCCGGCAGCGGGATCGCCGGGGCCCTCATGTCCAGGACCCAGCGCTACAAGCCGTGGCTGATCGCCGGGGCGCTGCTCATGGCGGTCGGGGCGCTGCTCTGCGCCGGGATCACGGTCGGGACCTCGGGCCTCGTCCTCGCCGGGTGGATGGCGCTGCTCGGCCTCGGCATGGGGCCGATGCTGTCGGGTCTGACCGTGGCGGTCCAATACTCGGTCCCGCCGCGGTTCACCGGCACCGCCAGCGCGAACCTGACCTTCTTCCGGCAGATCGGCGGCTCGGTCGCCCTGGCCCTCGCCGGCACCTTCTACGCCTCCGTCGTCGCGGAGGAGGCGCCCGCCCACGGGCTGCCGGCCGCCCATGCCGCCGCCACCGCGAGCGTCATCCCCTGGCTCGCCGTCGGCGGGGCGCTCGTCGCCCTCCTGGCGCTGATCGCGCTGCCCGGAGGCCGGATCAAGGCACTCGCCGCAGGACCGGCGACACTGGACGGGTAA
- the galE gene encoding UDP-glucose 4-epimerase GalE, whose protein sequence is MKLLVTGGAGYIGSVVSAQLVEAGHQVTVLDDLSTGHADAVPPGARFVEGSITEAADVLPGMDGVLHFAAKSLVGESVEKPGLYWAHNLGGTLALLDAMRTAGVGTIVFSSTAATYGEPERSPIAETDPTRPTNPYGASKLAVDTALTTFAGLYGLAAVSLRYFNVGGAHTGGDGRVYRERHSVETHLIPNVLAVALGLRESVSVFGTDYPTPDGTCVRDYIHVGDLARAHLLALEACSAGEHKIYNLGSGTGFSVQEVLSVCREVTGHEIPAVVRERRAGDPAVLVASSERIQRELGWKPEHPSVRDIVADAWAALPR, encoded by the coding sequence GTGAAGCTGCTGGTCACCGGAGGCGCCGGATACATAGGCAGCGTCGTCTCGGCGCAACTCGTCGAGGCGGGCCATCAGGTCACCGTGCTGGACGATCTGTCCACCGGCCACGCCGACGCGGTGCCGCCGGGCGCGCGCTTCGTGGAGGGATCGATCACCGAGGCCGCGGACGTGCTGCCCGGGATGGACGGTGTGCTCCACTTCGCGGCGAAGTCCCTGGTCGGGGAGTCGGTGGAGAAGCCCGGCCTTTACTGGGCGCACAACCTCGGCGGCACCTTGGCCCTGCTCGACGCCATGCGGACCGCCGGGGTCGGCACGATTGTGTTCTCCTCCACCGCCGCCACCTACGGCGAGCCGGAGCGCTCCCCGATCGCGGAGACCGACCCCACCCGGCCGACCAACCCCTACGGCGCGTCCAAACTCGCCGTCGACACCGCGCTGACCACCTTCGCCGGGCTGTACGGCCTGGCCGCGGTGAGCCTGCGCTACTTCAACGTGGGCGGCGCCCACACCGGCGGCGACGGCAGGGTCTACCGCGAACGGCACTCCGTGGAGACCCACCTGATCCCTAACGTCCTCGCCGTCGCACTCGGCCTGCGCGAGTCGGTCAGCGTGTTCGGCACGGACTACCCCACTCCCGACGGGACATGCGTCCGCGACTACATCCACGTGGGCGACCTGGCCCGGGCCCATCTGCTGGCGCTGGAGGCCTGCTCGGCGGGCGAGCACAAGATCTACAACCTGGGCAGCGGCACGGGCTTCTCGGTGCAGGAGGTCTTGTCGGTCTGCCGCGAGGTCACCGGGCACGAGATCCCGGCGGTCGTGCGCGAGCGCCGGGCCGGGGACCCCGCGGTGCTGGTGGCCTCCTCGGAGCGGATCCAGCGCGAGCTCGGGTGGAAGCCGGAGCACCCGTCCGTCCGTGACATCGTCGCCGACGCCTGGGCCGCGCTGCCCCGCTGA
- the trpS gene encoding tryptophan--tRNA ligase has product MASPRVLSGIQPTADSFHLGNYLGAVRQYVAMQDGYDAFYCVVDLHAITVDYQPETLRRRSRVAAAQLFAAGLDPERSTVFVQSHVREHSELAWVLICLTGMGEAGRMTQFKDKSAKTGESSASVGLFTYPILQAADILLYQADQVPVGADQKQHLELTRDLAQRFNHRFGETFTLPKPHIVEGVEKITDLQDPTAKMSKSSSSPGGILDLLEQPGPLRKKIMRAVTDTGSEVLADDENKPGITNLLRIQSALTGTPIPELEARYAGQGYGTFKKDVAEAVVETFTPIRERTEKLLADEAELDKMLAAGAARARAVAAETMTRVRDRAGFLPTR; this is encoded by the coding sequence ATGGCCAGTCCCCGTGTCCTCTCCGGAATCCAGCCCACTGCCGACTCCTTCCACCTGGGCAACTACCTCGGTGCCGTGCGGCAGTACGTAGCGATGCAGGACGGCTATGACGCGTTCTACTGCGTCGTCGACCTGCACGCGATCACGGTGGACTACCAGCCCGAGACGCTGCGCAGGCGTTCCAGGGTCGCCGCCGCCCAGCTGTTCGCCGCCGGCCTGGATCCGGAGCGCTCCACGGTCTTCGTGCAGAGCCACGTCCGCGAGCACAGCGAGCTGGCCTGGGTACTGATCTGCCTCACCGGCATGGGCGAGGCCGGCCGGATGACCCAGTTCAAGGACAAGTCGGCGAAGACCGGTGAGAGCTCGGCCAGCGTCGGCCTGTTCACCTATCCGATCCTGCAGGCCGCCGACATCCTGCTCTACCAGGCCGACCAGGTCCCGGTCGGGGCCGACCAGAAGCAGCACCTGGAGCTCACCCGCGACCTCGCGCAGCGCTTCAACCACCGCTTCGGCGAGACCTTCACGCTGCCCAAGCCGCACATCGTCGAGGGCGTCGAGAAGATCACCGACCTGCAGGACCCCACGGCCAAGATGTCCAAGTCGTCGTCCTCGCCCGGCGGCATCCTGGACCTGCTGGAGCAGCCGGGGCCGCTCCGCAAGAAGATCATGCGCGCGGTCACCGACACGGGCTCCGAGGTCCTCGCCGACGACGAGAACAAGCCCGGCATCACCAACCTCCTGCGCATCCAGTCCGCGCTGACCGGCACGCCGATCCCCGAGCTGGAGGCCCGCTACGCCGGGCAGGGCTACGGCACCTTCAAGAAGGACGTGGCCGAGGCCGTCGTGGAGACCTTCACGCCGATCCGGGAGCGGACCGAGAAGCTGCTGGCCGACGAGGCCGAGCTCGACAAGATGCTCGCCGCCGGCGCCGCGCGGGCCCGCGCCGTGGCCGCCGAGACCATGACCAGGGTCCGCGACCGGGCGGGATTCCTGCCCACCCGCTGA
- a CDS encoding malate dehydrogenase, whose translation MAQTPVKVTVTGAAGQIGYALLFRIASGQLLGADVPVKLSLLEIPQAVKAAEGTAMELDDCAFPLLSGIEVTDDAGKAFDGANVALLVGARPRTAGMERGDLLQANGGIFGPQGKAINDNAADDIRVLVVGNPANTNALIAQQHAPDVPAERFTAMTRLDHNRALSQLAAKLQVPVTEIMKMTIWGNHSATQYPDLFHAEVGGKIAAEQVDEAWLRDTFIPTVAKRGAAIIEARGASSAASAANAAIDHVFDWVNGAEWTSAAIPSDGSYGVPEGLISSFPVVSRGGKWEIIQGLEIDAFSRERIDASVRELEEERAAVRELGLI comes from the coding sequence ATGGCCCAGACTCCCGTAAAGGTCACCGTCACCGGCGCCGCCGGTCAGATCGGCTACGCGCTGCTGTTCCGCATCGCGTCGGGCCAGTTGCTGGGCGCCGACGTCCCGGTCAAGCTGAGCCTGCTGGAGATCCCGCAGGCGGTCAAGGCCGCCGAGGGCACCGCGATGGAGCTCGACGACTGCGCGTTCCCGCTGCTGAGCGGTATCGAGGTCACCGACGACGCCGGCAAGGCGTTCGACGGCGCCAACGTCGCGCTGCTGGTGGGCGCCCGCCCGCGTACCGCCGGCATGGAGCGCGGCGACCTGCTCCAGGCCAACGGCGGCATCTTCGGCCCGCAGGGCAAGGCCATCAACGACAACGCGGCCGACGACATCCGCGTCCTGGTCGTGGGCAACCCGGCCAACACCAACGCGCTGATCGCCCAGCAGCACGCCCCGGACGTCCCGGCGGAGCGCTTCACCGCGATGACCCGCCTGGACCACAACCGCGCGCTCTCCCAGCTCGCCGCCAAGCTCCAGGTCCCGGTCACCGAGATCATGAAGATGACCATCTGGGGCAACCACTCCGCCACGCAGTACCCCGACCTGTTCCACGCCGAGGTCGGCGGCAAGATCGCCGCCGAGCAGGTGGACGAGGCCTGGCTGCGCGACACCTTCATCCCGACCGTCGCCAAGCGCGGCGCCGCGATCATCGAGGCCCGGGGCGCGTCCTCGGCCGCCTCCGCCGCCAACGCCGCGATCGACCACGTCTTCGACTGGGTCAACGGCGCCGAGTGGACCTCCGCCGCGATCCCCTCCGACGGCTCGTACGGCGTGCCCGAGGGCCTCATCTCCTCCTTCCCCGTCGTCTCGCGCGGCGGCAAGTGGGAGATCATCCAGGGTCTGGAGATCGACGCCTTCTCCCGCGAGCGCATCGACGCCTCGGTGCGTGAGCTCGAAGAGGAGCGCGCCGCCGTCCGCGAGCTCGGCCTCATCTGA
- a CDS encoding PadR family transcriptional regulator — protein MSLRIALLGLLTVSGPASGYDLTKLFESSINNAWQARHSQIYPELNKMAADGLITVEEEGPRGRKTYAITDEGTHELRGWLIEKGPSRSYRSEGVLRAFLLPTLEPHEAAALLRAEAESYDIRLAELEAMRAARSSWKKPGFGQYALELGIRQTRLMRDWAEETAAEIEGTNRS, from the coding sequence ATGTCCCTACGGATCGCGCTCCTCGGCCTGCTGACCGTCTCCGGCCCCGCCAGCGGCTACGACCTGACGAAACTGTTCGAGAGTTCGATCAACAACGCCTGGCAGGCCCGGCACAGCCAGATCTATCCGGAGCTGAACAAGATGGCCGCCGACGGCCTGATCACGGTCGAGGAGGAGGGCCCGCGCGGCCGGAAGACCTACGCGATCACCGACGAGGGCACGCATGAGCTGCGCGGGTGGCTGATCGAGAAGGGACCGTCACGGTCCTACCGCAGCGAAGGGGTGCTGCGCGCCTTCCTGCTGCCCACGCTGGAGCCGCACGAGGCCGCGGCGCTGCTCCGCGCGGAGGCCGAGTCCTACGACATCAGGCTGGCCGAGCTGGAGGCGATGCGCGCGGCCAGGTCCTCGTGGAAGAAGCCCGGCTTCGGTCAGTACGCCCTGGAGCTGGGCATCCGTCAGACGCGGCTGATGCGCGACTGGGCCGAGGAGACCGCGGCCGAGATCGAGGGGACTAACCGCAGCTAG